In Thamnophis elegans isolate rThaEle1 chromosome 13, rThaEle1.pri, whole genome shotgun sequence, one DNA window encodes the following:
- the EGR3 gene encoding early growth response protein 3: MTGKLVEKLPGTMNALMNQLPDNLYPEEIPNSLNLFSGNGEATVAHYNNQMATDNVMDIGLANDKAGQDLSSYSGSFQPAPGGNKTVTYLGKFAFDSPSNWCQDNIISLMSSGILGVPPPSSGGQASTGGMVQAQSQAEVEGMYPALPPYSTCSELYPGEPVSFHDPQGNAAGLAYPTQDYQGAKQGGGLDGNLFPMIPDYNLYHGHPNDLGSLPEHKPFQNLDPIRVNPPPITPLETIKAFKDKQIHPGFGSLQQQPPLTLKPIRPRKYPNRPSKTPLHERPHACPAEGCDRRFSRSDELTRHLRIHTGHKPFQCRICMRSFSRSDHLTTHIRTHTGEKPFACEFCGRKFARSDERKRHAKIHLKQKEKKADKGSAASSVGPGLGGPSGSPAVSGLAPVVTTCA; encoded by the exons ATGACAGGCAAACTCGTGGAGAAGCTGCCAGGGACCATGAACGCTTTGATGAACCAGTTGCCTGACAATCTGTACCCGGAGGAGATCCCCAACTCCCTGAATCTTTTCTCCGGCAACGGCGAGGCGACTGTGGCTCACTATAATAACCAGATGGCGACAG ATAATGTTATGGATATTGGTTTAGCCAACGACAAGGCCGGGCAGGACTTGTCTTCCTACTCGGGCTCCTTCCAGCCCGCTCCCGGGGGCAACAAGACGGTGACCTACCTGGGCAAGTTCGCCTTCGACTCGCCCTCCAACTGGTGCCAGGACAACATCATCAGCCTGATGAGCAGCGGCATCCTCGGCGTGCCGCCGCCCTCCTCCGGCGGCCAGGCCTCGACGGGCGGCATGGTGCAAGCGCAGAGCCAGGCCGAAGTGGAGGGCATGTACCCGGCGCTGCCCCCGTACTCCACATGCAGCGAGCTTTACCCGGGAGAGCCCGTCTCCTTTCACGACCCGCAGGGCAACGCCGCCGGCTTGGCTTACCCCACGCAGGACTACCAAGGAGCCAAGCAGGGTGGCGGCTTGGACGGCAATCTCTTCCCCATGATCCCGGACTACAACCTCTACCACGGGCACCCCAACGACCTGGGCAGCCTCCCAGAACACAAACCTTTCCAGAACCTGGACCCGATCCGGGTCAACCCGCCCCCCATCACCCCACTGGAGACCATCAAAGCCTTCAAGGACAAGCAAATCCACCCGGGCTTCGGTAGCCTCCAGCAGCAACCGCCCCTCACCCTTAAGCCCATCCGGCCGCGCAAGTACCCCAACCGGCCCAGCAAGACCCCGCTCCACGAGCGGCCCCACGCTTGTCCGGCCGAAGGCTGCGACCGGCGCTTCTCGCGCTCCGACGAGCTCACGCGGCACCTGCGCATCCACACGGGCCACAAGCCCTTCCAGTGCCGCATCTGCATGCGCAGCTTCAGCCGCAGCGACCACCTCACCACCCATATCCGCACCCACACCGGCGAGAAGCCCTTCGCCTGCGAGTTCTGCGGGCGCAAGTTCGCGCGGAGCGACGAGCGCAAGCGGCACGCCAAGATCCACCTcaagcagaaggagaagaaggcCGACAAGGGGTCCGCTGCCAGCTCCGTGGGGCCCGGCCTCGGGGGGCCCTCCGGCTCGCCTGCGGTCTCTGGGCTGGCGCCCGTGGTCACCACCTGCGCGTGA